In the Scyliorhinus torazame isolate Kashiwa2021f chromosome 4, sScyTor2.1, whole genome shotgun sequence genome, one interval contains:
- the LOC140411371 gene encoding probable G-protein coupled receptor 139 produces the protein MGRPTIVLGKEFYYPILATFGIPGNLLTIVILSRGNCGLSKCITVYMVAMATADLLVMVINALIYHIFSNRFPLSFLTLTPVCKFILYMTFITFDLSVWFTVSFTFDRFVALCCPRFNTRYCTQQTATIVITAFSVFSFLKDIMVLFAYETQNIINKVHRGCRASVAFFSSPLGTVSVWFHSACVVWIPFILMTVFNLLTVHRILMANRARRRLQGHRSETHSDPEMESRRKSSILLFSISGIFILLWLTAALSFVTTRLTNTAYYRGDRTDPAYIATETGAFLKFLSCLQNPCIYAATQRKFRDELKNVLKSPWTLIQRLCRKLG, from the exons ATGGGGCGACCAACAATTGTGCTGGGAAAAGAGTTTTACTATCCAATTCTTGCCACCTTTGGAATACCAG GGAACCTGCTGACAATTGTGATTCTTAGCCGCGGAAACTGCGGCCTTTCGAAGTGTATCACTGTTtacatggtggccatggcaacagcagatctactggtcatggTCATCAATGCATTAATCTATCACATTTTCAGCAATCGCTTTCCTCTTTCTTTCCTCACGCTCACTCCCGTCTGCAAATTTATTCTGTACATGACTTTTATCACCTTCGACTTGTCTGTTTGGTTCACCGTCTCTTTCACATTTGACCGTTTCGTCGCTCTCTGCTGTCCGAGGTTTAACACGCGATATTGCACGCAGCAAACTGCGACAATAGTTATAACAGCGTTCTCCGTGTTTAGCTTTCTCAAGGACATTATGGTTTTGTTTGCATATGAAACTCAAAATATAATTAACAAGGTGCATCGCGGCTGCCGGGCAAGTGTGGCGTTTTTTTCCTCACCGCTGGGCACAGTGTCCGTCTGGTTTCACAGCGCCTGTGTTGTGTGGATCCCTTTTATTCTAATGACTGTCTTTAATTTGTTAACGGTCCATCGTATTTTAATGGCCAATCGAGCTCGCAGGAGACTGCAGGGTCACAGAAGTGAAACCCACAGTGATCCAGAAATGGAGAGCAGGAGGAAATCCAGTATTTTACTTTTCTCTATATCAGGTATTTTTATCTTGTTGTGGTTGACAGCTGCCCTGAGCTTTGTAACTACCAGACTGACAAACACCGCTTATTACCGAGGAGATCGCACAGACCCTGCCTATATCGCCACTGAAACCGGAGCTTTCCTGAAGTTTTTGAGTTGTTTACAAAATCCGTGCATTTATGCAGCCACCCAGAGGAAGTTTAGAGACGAGCTGAAAAATGTACTGAAATCTCCCTGGACACTAATCCAGAGATTATGTAGGAAATTAGGATAA